A genomic window from Megalobrama amblycephala isolate DHTTF-2021 linkage group LG2, ASM1881202v1, whole genome shotgun sequence includes:
- the LOC125263283 gene encoding uncharacterized protein LOC125263283, with protein sequence MASCQNSGFDQLCQEAAIITRELELKAASAALEAATKEAEEILQTFNPPPLKKKTKQACSTRVRPVSFVERDEFGHLVPKRRRPKLTKANISKSTTINSPAMSSLESGQVDIDHGEVPSQPSHTVWPAVEDIETLHQEVEDLLADTGDIQCSNPTSSNTWSVRMAQAKKKWAALRPEMVESLLTAEYTEIRPCQHCQLKRSVIRCKDCVPKQLYCADCDILAHERKLHNRETDVEGFFRAISPSTLVKVDIDDQFHFEEKDCLLPLETPDQICSCATDTIVVSGGKKAILIGIDGRYNVSLPTFTCSTCHMSRTTSIPHLIKSGYWPATASCETLYKIDVFVSYDHMKLTAPGLSRQSFVSLLEQRTEFFGRVLIK encoded by the exons ATGGCATCTTGTCAAAACTCAGGTTTTGACCAATTATGTCAGGAAGCTGCAATTATTACAAGGGAACTTGAACTCAAAGCTGCCAGTGCTGCACTTGAAGCAGCTACCAAGGAGGCTGAAGAAATTCTACAAACCTTCAACCCTCCACCA CTGAAAAAGAAGACCAAACAAGCCTGTAGCACTCGTGTCAGACCAGTCTCTTTTGTAGAGAGGGATGAGTTTGGGCATCTTGTGCCAAAACGGAGAAGGCCAAAACTCACCAAGGCAAACATTTCCAAAT cTACAACGATTAACAGTCCAGCTATGTCATCTTTGGAGTCTGGGCAAGTAGACATTGATCATG GTGAAGTTCCATCACAGCCTTCTCACACTGTTTGGCCAGCAGTTGAAGATATAG AAACTCTTCATCAAGAGGTAGAGGATCTGTTGGCTGATACTGGAGACATTCAGTGCTCAAATCCGACCTCCTCAAACACATGGTCAGTTCGCATGGCCCAGGCTAAAAAGAAGTGGGCAGCTTTGAGGCCCGAGATGGTGGAATCTTTATTAACAGCTGAGTACACAGAGATCAGACCGTGCCAGCACTGCCAACTGAAGCGATCTGTTATCCGCTGTAAAGACTGTGTTCCTAAACAGCTGTACTGTGCAGACTGCGATATATTGGCCCATGAAAGGAAACTGCACAACCGAGAGACAGATGTAGAGGGATTCTTTCGGGCCATATCCCCGTCTACTTTGGTGAAGGTGGATATTGACGACCAATTCCATTTTGAGGAAAAAG ATTGTCTTTTGCCTCTAGAGACACCTGATCAAATTTGCAGCTGCGCCACTGATACCATTGTGGTGTCAGGAGGTAAAAAGGCTATTCTCATTGGAATTGATG GTCGCTACAACGTCAGCTTGCCAACCTTCACATGCTCAACATGCCATATGAGCAGAACGACCAGCATCCCACACCTGATCAAGTCTGGTTACTGGCCTGCCACAGCAAGCTGTGAAACACTTTATAAAATTGATGTGTTTGTGTCATACGACCACATGAAATTGACTGCTCCTGGACTTTCTAGACAGTCCTTCGTCAGTTTATTGGAACAGCGGACGGAGTTCTTTGGCCGAGtattaattaaatga